The following proteins are encoded in a genomic region of Brachypodium distachyon strain Bd21 chromosome 1, Brachypodium_distachyon_v3.0, whole genome shotgun sequence:
- the LOC100842178 gene encoding ubiquitin carboxyl-terminal hydrolase 26 isoform X2 produces the protein MSRHNTRNKNKRPRADESASPSYAVLKKIHSTGTITEGDIRQLYSVWKPVCQGCHGNTKDSPNCFCGLVPNANGARKTGLWQKNSEHVRSLGPNPSADLRDSMETPAGLTNLGATCYANSILQCLYMNTYFRSGIFSLEPDILKKHPVIDQLARLFVQLHSSKMAFIDSAPFIKTLELDNGVQQDSHEFLTLFLSLLERSLSHSKVSGAKTIVQHLFRGSVSHVTRCSSCGRDSEASSKMEDFYELELNIKGLNNLEESLDDYLSVEALNGENQYSCESCQKRVDATRCIKLRSLPPVVNFQLKRYVFLPKTTTKKKISSAFSFPAQLDMGKRLSNPSSSYTYDLAAILIHKGSAANSGHYVAHIKDESSCQWWEFDDECVSKLGFHPFGEKPSKSSDKVDQKSEVTSSEGSVANGNKSSYHEAKPSCTMGPMFSSTDAYMLMYKRSSKDENGTESNNIMEANNSSLPRHFADEINELNALYVKECEEYESKKDKLLASIQERRDEVRAVLTEAPAPPDDDSYFWISADWLRQWADNANPPSSIDNSPIQCEHGKVPASKVTSMKRLSAKAWQKLLSKYGGGPVLSRNDVCMECLKDGAKTAVSADVYRDRKASLKNLAEAALAGIIPEGPSYFVSKTWLTHWLRRKNADIPSDPDNVPTSALRCSHGDLLPEHAPGAKRVSVPESLWLFLYETVNAREADNIATFPSDCQPCEICGEKLSVVASVEDNLRAIKLKQRQRHEKLISGKGFALHPGQKYYLVPSSWLSEWRTYITATGKNVSSLPEPQSLEVVINSLKCEKTDGLAIISESDWILFSEEWNITHGNGASAEIICSNSSQDKLHGSSEAMIILDEDPDQSINDANNSLEDSSPYIRTDPEVCEECIGEIESCALVQKLNYQNEDIHVYLVRGKEAPKSIREACPALPIPDRRTTKRSRRTTSGNSINLKVSGSTSVYQLKLMIWESLGIVKENQKLHKGSVEIEDDLATLADKAIFPGDVLWVKDSEMFENRDIADEISEQKADVSAEEGFRGTLLTSSVSTQLCQDIALSE, from the exons ATGAGCAGGCACAACACACGCAATAAGAACAAGAGGCCGCGGGCCGATGAGTCCGCGAGCCCGTCCTATGCTGTTCTGAA GAAGATACATTCCACGGGCACGATCACGGAAGGCGATATCCGGCAGCTTTATAGCGTGTGGAAGCCGGTTTGCCAGGGCTGCCATGGGAATACCAAGGACTCGCCCAATTGTTTCTGTGGTTTGGTCCCCAATGCCAATGGAGCGAGGAAGACTGGCCTGTGGCAGAAAAATAGCGAGCATGTCCGTAGCCTCGGTCCTAACCCGTCTGCCGACCTCCGTGATTCCATGGAGACGCCTGCTGGATTGACTAATCTAGGCGCGACATGTTATGCAAACAGCATACTGCAGTGCCTCTATATGAATACTTACTTCCGTTCGGGCATTTTCTCTCTGGAGCCAGACATCTTGAAGAAGCACCCTGTTATTGATCAGCTGGCTCGGTTATTTGTGCAGCTACACTCCAGCAAAATGGCTTTCATTGATTCAGCACCTTTTATCAAGACATTGGAACTAGACAACGGCGTCCAGCAGGACAGTCATGAATTTCTCACCTTGTTTTTGTCTCTGCTCGAGCGTTCATTAAGCCACTCCAAAGTCTCCGGTGCTAAAACTATTGTGCAACATTTGTTCCGCGGGAGTGTGTCACATGTGACTCG GTGCTCATCATGTGGAAGGGATTCTGAAGCATCTTCAAAGATGGAAGACTTCTATGAACTGGAGCTAAACATTAAAGGTCTAAATAATTTAGAAGAAAGTTTGGATGACTACTTGAGTGTGGAGGCACTGAACGGGGAGAACCAGTACTCCTGTGAGTCATGTCAGAAAAGGGTAGATGCGACTCGTTGTATAAAACTTCGTTCGCTTCCTCCTGTTGTTAATTTTCAGCTCAAGCGTTATGTATTCCTACCAAAG acaacaacaaagaaaaagatcTCTTCAGCATTCAGTTTTCCGGCACAACTAGATATGGGAAAGCGGTTATCAAACCCTTCATCTAGTTACACTTATGATCTGGCTGCTATTTTGATTCACAAGGGTAGTGCTGCTAATAGTGGGCACTATGTGGCACATATAAAGGACGAAAGCAGCTGTCAGTGGTGGGAGTTTGATGATGAGTGTGTATCCAAACTTGGTTTTCACCCCTTTGGTGAAAAACCAAGCAAGTCATCTGATAAAGTTGATCAGAAATCTGAAGTTACTTCTTCGGAAGGTTCTGTTGCAAATGGTAATAAAAGTAGCTATCATGAGGCTAAACCGAGTTGTACTATGGGACCGATGTTCTCTTCTACAGATGCTTACATGCTGATGTACAAACGATCCAGCAAGGATGAGAACGGTACCGAGAGCAATAATATCATGGAAGCCAATAATAGTTCGCTTCCACGCCATTTTGCGGATGAGATTAATGAATTGAATGCATTATATGTAAAGGAATGTGAGGAGTATGAAAGTAAGAAAGATAAACTTTTGGCGTCCATACAAGAGAGGCGTGATGAAGTAAGAGCTGTTCTTACAGAAGCACCTGCTCCCCCAGACGATGATTCATATTTTTGGATTTCAGCAGACTGGCTTCGCCAATGGGCGGATAATGCCAACCCTCCATC TTCGATTGACAATAGTCCAATACAATGTGAACATGGAAAGGTTCCAGCATCTAAAGTCACATCTATGAAGCGATTATCGGCTAAAGCCTGGCAGAAGTTACTTTCCAAA TATGGAGGAGGACCAGTATTGAGCCGTAATGATGTCTGCATGGAATGCCTCAAGGATGGAGCAAAAACTGCAGTGTCTGCTGATGTCTATCGTGATCGAAAAGCATCATTGAAAAATCTCGCAGAAGCAGCACTTGCTGGAATTATCCCAGAAGGACCTTCTTACTTTGTTTCAAAGACATG GTTGACCCATTGGTTGCGAAGAAAAAATGCGGATATCCCTTCTGATCCTGATAATGTACCAACAAGTGCTCTAAGATGCAGCCATGGGGATCTTCTTCCAGAGCACGCTCCTGGGGCAAAGCGTGTATCTGTGCCAGAGAGTCTATGGCTGTTTCTCTATGAAACCGTCAATGCAAGGGAAGCTGACAATATTGCAACTTTTCCATCAGATTGTCAACCATGCGAAATCTGTGGCGAGAAATTGTCAGTTGTTGCTTCTGTTGAGGATAATCTTAG AGCGATAAAACTCAAGCAACGACAGAGACATGAAAAGTTAATATCTGGGAAAGGCTTTGCACTTCACCCTGGGCAAAAGTATTATTTGGTTCCTTCCTCATGGTTGTCAGAATGGAGAACTTACATTACGGCGACTGGAAAAAATGTTTCGTCGTTACCAGAACCTCAAAGTCTTGAAGTTGTTATCAATTCACTTAAATGTGAGAAG ACTGATGGGTTAGCGATCATCTCAGAATCAGATTGGATATTATTCTCTGAAGAGTGGAATATAACACATGGGAATGGCGCATCTGCTGAAATTATTTGTAGCAATAGCTCTCAAGATAAATTGCATGGGTCATCTGAAGCGATGATAATTTTGGATGAAGATCCAGACCAGTCTATTAATGATGCAAATAATTCTTTGGAGGACAGTTCACCCTATATCAGAACCGATCCTGAG GTTTGTGAAGAATGTATTGGAGAAATAGAGAGCTGTGCATTGGTGCAGAAACTCAACTACCAGAACGAAGATATCCATGTCTATCTTGTGCGTGGAAAAGAGGCACCAAAGTCAATTAGAGAGGCATGTCCAGCTCTTCCTATTCCAGATCGTCGGACTACGAAGCGTTCCCGGAGAACAACCTCGGGGAACTCGATCAATTTAAAAGTCTCTGGTTCCACATCTGTCTATCAGTTGAAACTCATGATATGGGAATCTCTAGGG ATTGTTAAGGAGAACCAGAAGCTTCATAAAGGCTCTGTTGAGATTGAAGATGATCTTGCTACTCTCGCTGACAAGGCTATTTTCCCTGGGGATGTTCTATGGGTCAAAGACTCTGAAATGTTTGAGAACCGTGATATAGCAG ATGAAATCTCAGAGCAGAAGGCTGATGTATCTGCTGAGGAAGGCTTCCGTGGTACACTGCTGACATCCAGTGTATCAACTCAGCTTTGTCAAGACATAGCATTGAGTGAATGA
- the LOC100841780 gene encoding CO(2)-response secreted protease, with protein sequence MWVPLICFVVVALLATAGTGVVDAAAGRREVYVVYMGAVPPRTPPSFLQETHLRLVGSVLKGQVARNVVVQQYNHGFSGFAARLSKEEAAALRRKPGVVSVFPDPVYQLHTTRSWDFLQQQQQTDVVVKIGSSAKSRHSPNKPSAASSSSSATTAGDTIIGLLDSGIWPESPSFDDAGFGPVPARWKGTCMSGDDFNSSNCNKKLIGARYYDVGEVTRGGGVRRSGSARDQAGHGTHTSSTAAGNAVAGASYYGLASGTAKGGSAASRLAMYRVCSEEGCAGSAILAGFDDAIGDGVDVISVSLGASPYFSPDFSEDPIAIGAFHAVAKGVTVACSAGNAGPGSSTVVNAAPWIMTVAAATIDRDFESDVVLGGGNSSAVKGGAINFSNLDKSPKYPLITGESAKSSSVSDNKSASHCEPGTLDAGKIKGKIVLCHHSQSDTSKMVKVDELKSGGAVGSILVNDVERSVTTAYLDFPVTEVTSAAAANLHKYIASTSEPVATITPSITVTEFKPAPVVAYFSSRGPSSQTGNILKPDVAAPGVNILAAWIPTSSLPSGQKQPSQFNLISGTSMSCPHVAGAAATIKAWNPTWSPAAIRSAIMTTATQLNNDKAPMTTDAGSAATPFDYGAGQVNPSGALDPGLVYDLAEEDYLQFLCNYGYGASQIKLITSSLPSGFSCAANASKDLISDLNYPSIALTGLGNSSSGRTVSRAVTNVGAQEEATYTVAVAAPTGLDVKVVPSELQFTKSVKKLGFQVTFSSNSTAAKGTLSGSITWSDGKHTVRSPFVVSK encoded by the exons ATGTGGGTTCCGCTGATCTGCTTCGTCGTTGTTGCTCtgctcgccaccgccggcacCGGTGTCGTCGATGCCGCGGCGGGCCGGCGCGAGGTGTACGTGGTGTACATgggcgccgtgccgccgcgaACCCCGCCCAGCTTCCTCCAGGAGACCCACCTCCGTCTCGTCGGCTCCGTCCTCAA GGGCCAAGTGGCGAGGAACGTAGTGGTGCAGCAATACAATCACGGGTTCTCGGGGTTCGCGGCACGGCTGtccaaggaggaggcggcggcgctgaggCGGAAGCCCGGCGTGGTCTCCGTGTTCCCCGACCCAGTGTACCAGCTCCACACAACCAGATCCTGGGAtttcctgcagcagcagcaacagacGGACGTCGTCGTCAAGATCGGCTCATCGGCTAAGTCCCGTCACTCGCCGAATAAACCCTCTGCGGCCTCCTCATCATCGTCAGCAACGACGGCCGGCGACACCATCATCGGGCTCCTGGATTCCGGCATCTGGCCCGAGTCCCCCAGCTTCGACGACGCCGGCTTCGGGCCCGTCCCGGCCCGCTGGAAGGGCACCTGCATGTCCGGCGACGACTTCAACTCTTCCAACTGCAACAA GAAGCTGATCGGAGCAAGGTACTACGACGTGGGCGAGGTAacgaggggcggcggcgtgcgcaGGAGCGGCTCGGCGCGTGACCAAGCCGGGCACGGCACGCACACGTCGTCAACGGCAGCGGGGAACGCGGTGGCCGGGGCCTCGTACTACGGCCTGGCTTCAGGGACGGCGAAAGGCGGTTCCGCGGCGTCGAGGCTGGCCATGTACCGCGTGTGCTCGGAGGAAGGCTGCGCCGGGTCGGCCATCCTGGCGGGGTTCGACGACGCCATCGGGGACGGCGTGGACGTCATCTCCGTCTCCCTGGGCGCGTCGCCTTACTTCAGCCCGGACTTCTCCGAGGACCCCATCGCCATCGGCGCCTTCCACGCCGTGGCCAAGGGGGTCACCGTGGCCTGCTCCGCCGGCAACGCCGGGCCCGGGAGCTCCACGGTGGTTAACGCGGCGCCATGGATCAtgaccgtcgccgccgccaccatcgacCGCGACTTCGAGTCCGACGTCGTGCTCGGTGGCGGAAATAGCAGCGCTGTCAAA GGTGGAGCCATAAACTTCTCCAACCTGGACAAATCACCGAAATACCCGTTGATCACTGGTGAATCGGCAAAGTCTAGTTCAGTTTCTGATAATAAATCGGCAAG TCATTGTGAGCCCGGCACGCTGGATGCCGGCAAGATCAAAGGGAAGATCGTGCTGTGCCACCACTCGCAGAGCGACACGTCCAAGATGGTGAAGGTGGACGAGCTCAAGAGCGGCGGGGCAGTGGGGTCCATCCTGGTCAACGACGTCGAGAGGTCCGTCACGACCGCCTACTTGGACTTCCCCGTCACGGAGGtcaccagcgccgccgcggctaACCTTCACAAGTACATCGCCTCCACCAG CGAGCCTGTGGCCACAATCACGCCGTCGATTACCGTGACGGAGTTCAAGCCGGCGCCCGTCGTGGCCTACTTCTCGTCTAGGGGCCCGTCGTCGCAGACCGGGAACATTCTCAAG CCGGACGTGGCTGCTCCGGGAGTGAACATCCTAGCGGCGTGGATCCCGACGTCGTCGCTTCCGAGCGGTCAGAAGCAGCCCTCGCAGTTCAACCTCATCTCCGGGACGTCCATGTCCTGCCcccacgtcgccggcgccgccgccaccatcaaGGCCTGGAACCCGACATGGAGCCCGGCCGCCATCCGGTCAGCCATCATGACCACAG CAACTCAGCTGAACAACGACAAGGCTCCGATGACGACGGACGCGGGTTCGGCGGCGACGCCGTTCGACTACGGCGCCGGGCAGGTGAACCCGTCGGGGGCGCTGGACCCGGGGCTGGTGTACGACCTCGCGGAGGAAGACTACCTGCAGTTCCTCTGCAACTACGGCTACGGCGCGTCGCAGATCAAGCTCATCACCAGCTCCCTCCCCAGCGGCTTCAGCTGTGCAGCCAACGCCAGCAAGGACCTCATCTCCGACCTCAACTACCCTTCGATCGCCTTGACGGGACtcggcaacagcagcagcggcaggacAGTGTCGCGTGCCGTCACCAATGTCGGAGCGCAGGAAGAGGCGACCTACActgtcgccgtcgccgcgccgACGGGGCTCGACGTTAAGGTCGTGCCCAGCGAGCTCCAGTTCACCAAGAGCGTGAAGAAGCTGGGTTTCCAGGTCACCTTCTCCAGCAACAGCACGGCGGCTAAGGGCACCCTGTCTGGCTCCATCACATGGTCTGATGGAAAGCATACTGTTCGTAGCCCGTTCGTAGTCAGCAAATGA
- the LOC100844619 gene encoding uncharacterized protein LOC100844619, which produces MGKKRGNSAPSSASRATNQALSLREESCGKTQADAASLLRVQHLQRLAAWASGEAGVSPVGALLGHRLATKAEAAGIPLGASTFLCQRCESVLQPGFNCTIRIKNNKRNAKRCKKSNSCQNSVAYVCHFCGSQNLIRGSGKGIVKGLLSSRKPYNMDQTGIMSKGNRLDHSFPAVAQVESSRLKKSTLEQYDHVGVSKSNLPEDSSMAEGIVSSLVCHSQLAASTVQVDITPKIKVEITNNKDMNDIQPVSSEKIGPCESDVTSQAEFRVTSKFVTPQKNKLADVAAPKDSAEPLKKRSTLNNKGESCVSVTGKAPIKLTSNDSGKNTMSAPRDSSQMAGSSRKRARKGWTTLKQIAEKDEFERKEKIVNFVIPFFM; this is translated from the exons ATGGGAAAGAAGCGTGGCAACAGTGCCCCTTCGTCGGCATCCAGGGCCACGAACCAGGCCCTGTCGCTCCGTGAGGAGAGCTGCGGGAAGACGCAGGCCGACGCGGCCTCCCTGCTGAGGGTCCAGCACCTGCAGCGTCTGGCGGCGTGGGCTAGCGGGGAGGCAGGGGTGAGCCCGGTCGGAGCGCTGCTGGGCCACCGCCTCGCCACGAAAGCCGAGGCGGCAGGGATTCCCCTAGGCGCCTCCACCTTCCTTTGCCAGAG GTGTGAATCAGTCTTACAGCCAGGCTTCAACTGCACAATCCGCATAAAGAACAACAAAAGGAATGCAAAGCGATGCAAGAAGTCAAATTCTTGCCAGAATAGCGTTGCCTATGTGTGCCATTTCTGTGGAAGCCAAAACCTGATACGGGGTAGTGGAAAGGGTATTGTGAAAGGCCTGTTATCATCAAGGAAGCCATATAACATGGACCAAACCGGCATAATGTCGAAAGGAAACAGGCTTGATCATTCGTTTCCAGCAGTTGCGCAAGTGGAATCATCCAGGTTGAAAAAATCTACTCTCGAACAGTATGATCATGTTGGTGTGTCAAAATCCAATCTTCCTGAAGATTCTAGTATGGCGGAAGGGATAGTTTCTTCATTGGTGTGTCATTCTCAGTTAGCAGCTTCAACTGTTCAGGTGGACATCACACCGAAAATTAAAGTAGAAATAACAAATAATAAAGATATGAATGATATCCAGCCTGTTTCTTCTGAAAAGATTGGACCATGCGAATCTGATGTCACTTCGCAAGCAGAATTTCGTGTCACGTCAAAATTTGTTACTCCACAAAAGAACAAACTGGCGGATGTGGCTGCCCCTAAAGATTCAGCAGAACcattgaagaaaagaagtaCACTGAACAATAAAGGGGAGAGTTGTGTTTCAGTTACTGGCAAGGCCCCTATTAAGTTAACTTCAAATGACTCTGGGAAGAATACTATGTCTGCACCTCGTGATTCTTCTCAGATGGCTGGTAGTTCAAGAAAGCGGGCAAGAAAAGGATGGACTACGCTAAAGCAGATCGCTGAAAAGGACGAGTTtgagagaaaagagaagatTGTCAATTTTGTAATCCCATTCTTCATGTAA
- the LOC100842178 gene encoding ubiquitin carboxyl-terminal hydrolase 26 isoform X1, which produces MSRHNTRNKNKRPRADESASPSYAVLKKIHSTGTITEGDIRQLYSVWKPVCQGCHGNTKDSPNCFCGLVPNANGARKTGLWQKNSEHVRSLGPNPSADLRDSMETPAGLTNLGATCYANSILQCLYMNTYFRSGIFSLEPDILKKHPVIDQLARLFVQLHSSKMAFIDSAPFIKTLELDNGVQQDSHEFLTLFLSLLERSLSHSKVSGAKTIVQHLFRGSVSHVTRCSSCGRDSEASSKMEDFYELELNIKGLNNLEESLDDYLSVEALNGENQYSCESCQKRVDATRCIKLRSLPPVVNFQLKRYVFLPKTTTKKKISSAFSFPAQLDMGKRLSNPSSSYTYDLAAILIHKGSAANSGHYVAHIKDESSCQWWEFDDECVSKLGFHPFGEKPSKSSDKVDQKSEVTSSEGSVANGNKSSYHEAKPSCTMGPMFSSTDAYMLMYKRSSKDENGTESNNIMEANNSSLPRHFADEINELNALYVKECEEYESKKDKLLASIQERRDEVRAVLTEAPAPPDDDSYFWISADWLRQWADNANPPSSIDNSPIQCEHGKVPASKVTSMKRLSAKAWQKLLSKYGGGPVLSRNDVCMECLKDGAKTAVSADVYRDRKASLKNLAEAALAGIIPEGPSYFVSKTWLTHWLRRKNADIPSDPDNVPTSALRCSHGDLLPEHAPGAKRVSVPESLWLFLYETVNAREADNIATFPSDCQPCEICGEKLSVVASVEDNLRAIKLKQRQRHEKLISGKGFALHPGQKYYLVPSSWLSEWRTYITATGKNVSSLPEPQSLEVVINSLKCEKHSRLLQRPLDLVCKRGNITQKTSNTDGLAIISESDWILFSEEWNITHGNGASAEIICSNSSQDKLHGSSEAMIILDEDPDQSINDANNSLEDSSPYIRTDPEVCEECIGEIESCALVQKLNYQNEDIHVYLVRGKEAPKSIREACPALPIPDRRTTKRSRRTTSGNSINLKVSGSTSVYQLKLMIWESLGIVKENQKLHKGSVEIEDDLATLADKAIFPGDVLWVKDSEMFENRDIADEISEQKADVSAEEGFRGTLLTSSVSTQLCQDIALSE; this is translated from the exons ATGAGCAGGCACAACACACGCAATAAGAACAAGAGGCCGCGGGCCGATGAGTCCGCGAGCCCGTCCTATGCTGTTCTGAA GAAGATACATTCCACGGGCACGATCACGGAAGGCGATATCCGGCAGCTTTATAGCGTGTGGAAGCCGGTTTGCCAGGGCTGCCATGGGAATACCAAGGACTCGCCCAATTGTTTCTGTGGTTTGGTCCCCAATGCCAATGGAGCGAGGAAGACTGGCCTGTGGCAGAAAAATAGCGAGCATGTCCGTAGCCTCGGTCCTAACCCGTCTGCCGACCTCCGTGATTCCATGGAGACGCCTGCTGGATTGACTAATCTAGGCGCGACATGTTATGCAAACAGCATACTGCAGTGCCTCTATATGAATACTTACTTCCGTTCGGGCATTTTCTCTCTGGAGCCAGACATCTTGAAGAAGCACCCTGTTATTGATCAGCTGGCTCGGTTATTTGTGCAGCTACACTCCAGCAAAATGGCTTTCATTGATTCAGCACCTTTTATCAAGACATTGGAACTAGACAACGGCGTCCAGCAGGACAGTCATGAATTTCTCACCTTGTTTTTGTCTCTGCTCGAGCGTTCATTAAGCCACTCCAAAGTCTCCGGTGCTAAAACTATTGTGCAACATTTGTTCCGCGGGAGTGTGTCACATGTGACTCG GTGCTCATCATGTGGAAGGGATTCTGAAGCATCTTCAAAGATGGAAGACTTCTATGAACTGGAGCTAAACATTAAAGGTCTAAATAATTTAGAAGAAAGTTTGGATGACTACTTGAGTGTGGAGGCACTGAACGGGGAGAACCAGTACTCCTGTGAGTCATGTCAGAAAAGGGTAGATGCGACTCGTTGTATAAAACTTCGTTCGCTTCCTCCTGTTGTTAATTTTCAGCTCAAGCGTTATGTATTCCTACCAAAG acaacaacaaagaaaaagatcTCTTCAGCATTCAGTTTTCCGGCACAACTAGATATGGGAAAGCGGTTATCAAACCCTTCATCTAGTTACACTTATGATCTGGCTGCTATTTTGATTCACAAGGGTAGTGCTGCTAATAGTGGGCACTATGTGGCACATATAAAGGACGAAAGCAGCTGTCAGTGGTGGGAGTTTGATGATGAGTGTGTATCCAAACTTGGTTTTCACCCCTTTGGTGAAAAACCAAGCAAGTCATCTGATAAAGTTGATCAGAAATCTGAAGTTACTTCTTCGGAAGGTTCTGTTGCAAATGGTAATAAAAGTAGCTATCATGAGGCTAAACCGAGTTGTACTATGGGACCGATGTTCTCTTCTACAGATGCTTACATGCTGATGTACAAACGATCCAGCAAGGATGAGAACGGTACCGAGAGCAATAATATCATGGAAGCCAATAATAGTTCGCTTCCACGCCATTTTGCGGATGAGATTAATGAATTGAATGCATTATATGTAAAGGAATGTGAGGAGTATGAAAGTAAGAAAGATAAACTTTTGGCGTCCATACAAGAGAGGCGTGATGAAGTAAGAGCTGTTCTTACAGAAGCACCTGCTCCCCCAGACGATGATTCATATTTTTGGATTTCAGCAGACTGGCTTCGCCAATGGGCGGATAATGCCAACCCTCCATC TTCGATTGACAATAGTCCAATACAATGTGAACATGGAAAGGTTCCAGCATCTAAAGTCACATCTATGAAGCGATTATCGGCTAAAGCCTGGCAGAAGTTACTTTCCAAA TATGGAGGAGGACCAGTATTGAGCCGTAATGATGTCTGCATGGAATGCCTCAAGGATGGAGCAAAAACTGCAGTGTCTGCTGATGTCTATCGTGATCGAAAAGCATCATTGAAAAATCTCGCAGAAGCAGCACTTGCTGGAATTATCCCAGAAGGACCTTCTTACTTTGTTTCAAAGACATG GTTGACCCATTGGTTGCGAAGAAAAAATGCGGATATCCCTTCTGATCCTGATAATGTACCAACAAGTGCTCTAAGATGCAGCCATGGGGATCTTCTTCCAGAGCACGCTCCTGGGGCAAAGCGTGTATCTGTGCCAGAGAGTCTATGGCTGTTTCTCTATGAAACCGTCAATGCAAGGGAAGCTGACAATATTGCAACTTTTCCATCAGATTGTCAACCATGCGAAATCTGTGGCGAGAAATTGTCAGTTGTTGCTTCTGTTGAGGATAATCTTAG AGCGATAAAACTCAAGCAACGACAGAGACATGAAAAGTTAATATCTGGGAAAGGCTTTGCACTTCACCCTGGGCAAAAGTATTATTTGGTTCCTTCCTCATGGTTGTCAGAATGGAGAACTTACATTACGGCGACTGGAAAAAATGTTTCGTCGTTACCAGAACCTCAAAGTCTTGAAGTTGTTATCAATTCACTTAAATGTGAGAAG CATTCAAGATTGTTGCAAAGGCCTCTGGATCTAGTTTGTAAACGTGGGAATATCACCCAGAAAACATCAAAT ACTGATGGGTTAGCGATCATCTCAGAATCAGATTGGATATTATTCTCTGAAGAGTGGAATATAACACATGGGAATGGCGCATCTGCTGAAATTATTTGTAGCAATAGCTCTCAAGATAAATTGCATGGGTCATCTGAAGCGATGATAATTTTGGATGAAGATCCAGACCAGTCTATTAATGATGCAAATAATTCTTTGGAGGACAGTTCACCCTATATCAGAACCGATCCTGAG GTTTGTGAAGAATGTATTGGAGAAATAGAGAGCTGTGCATTGGTGCAGAAACTCAACTACCAGAACGAAGATATCCATGTCTATCTTGTGCGTGGAAAAGAGGCACCAAAGTCAATTAGAGAGGCATGTCCAGCTCTTCCTATTCCAGATCGTCGGACTACGAAGCGTTCCCGGAGAACAACCTCGGGGAACTCGATCAATTTAAAAGTCTCTGGTTCCACATCTGTCTATCAGTTGAAACTCATGATATGGGAATCTCTAGGG ATTGTTAAGGAGAACCAGAAGCTTCATAAAGGCTCTGTTGAGATTGAAGATGATCTTGCTACTCTCGCTGACAAGGCTATTTTCCCTGGGGATGTTCTATGGGTCAAAGACTCTGAAATGTTTGAGAACCGTGATATAGCAG ATGAAATCTCAGAGCAGAAGGCTGATGTATCTGCTGAGGAAGGCTTCCGTGGTACACTGCTGACATCCAGTGTATCAACTCAGCTTTGTCAAGACATAGCATTGAGTGAATGA